In the genome of Rhodoplanes sp. Z2-YC6860, one region contains:
- a CDS encoding siroheme synthase family protein, with protein MGFLPVFFDVSAGPVLLVGSGGQAQAKLHLLRAAGAQVRWFSVEGNVGAQAALGDHYAGRIEKRTGEPGDADITAALAVVSAAGRGTDDRIAARARALGVPVNVVDRLDLSTFIFPAIVNRGDVTVAIGTGGASPVLARRIRERIEAILPARIGEFAALMRRHREGVVAARKRVAGFSSRKFWERVIDGPIGAAFLAGRAEYAAEQLSGAIEQAEFFARDSKGVVHLVGTGPGDADLLTLRALNAMQNADVVFHDELVGADILDRVRRDAVLVSVDKRKGATGIGPLLAEAAKAGDRVVLLKGGDPAFNRELEHLRSQDITVTVVPGISHSIQHRPIEVVL; from the coding sequence ATGGGTTTCCTTCCGGTGTTCTTCGACGTCTCGGCCGGTCCGGTGCTGCTGGTCGGCTCCGGCGGCCAGGCGCAAGCCAAGCTGCATCTTCTGCGCGCCGCGGGTGCGCAGGTGCGGTGGTTCTCGGTTGAGGGCAACGTCGGGGCGCAAGCTGCGCTCGGCGACCACTACGCGGGCCGCATCGAGAAGCGCACAGGCGAGCCCGGCGACGCCGACATCACGGCGGCACTCGCGGTGGTCAGCGCCGCAGGACGCGGCACCGACGATCGGATCGCGGCGCGTGCCCGTGCGCTCGGTGTGCCGGTCAACGTGGTCGACCGGCTGGACTTATCGACCTTCATCTTTCCGGCCATCGTCAATCGCGGCGATGTGACGGTGGCGATCGGCACCGGCGGCGCGTCGCCGGTGCTGGCGCGCCGCATCCGCGAGCGGATCGAGGCGATTCTTCCGGCGCGCATCGGTGAGTTCGCCGCGCTGATGCGGCGGCATCGCGAAGGCGTCGTCGCGGCGCGCAAACGCGTTGCAGGTTTCTCGTCGCGAAAGTTCTGGGAGCGCGTGATCGACGGGCCGATCGGCGCGGCGTTTCTGGCGGGCCGCGCCGAGTATGCGGCAGAACAATTGTCCGGCGCGATCGAACAGGCGGAATTCTTTGCGCGCGACAGCAAGGGCGTCGTGCATCTGGTCGGCACCGGCCCTGGCGATGCCGACCTGCTGACGCTGCGCGCGCTGAACGCGATGCAGAACGCCGACGTGGTGTTCCACGACGAACTGGTCGGTGCGGACATTCTCGATCGTGTGCGCCGCGACGCTGTGCTCGTCTCGGTCGACAAGCGCAAGGGCGCGACCGGTATCGGTCCGTTGCTCGCCGAGGCCGCCAAGGCCGGCGACCGGGTCGTGCTGCTGAAGGGCGGCGATCCCGCATTCAATCGCGAGCTCGAACACCTGCGCAGCCAGGACATCACCGTCACGGTGGTGCCGGGCATCTCGCATTCCATACAGCATCGTCCCATCGAGGTGGTCCTATGA
- a CDS encoding gamma-butyrobetaine hydroxylase-like domain-containing protein codes for MAAAADTRPWPTELRLAKDRRSLTVSFDSGESYALEAEYLRVLSPSAEVQGHSPAERKTVPGKRQVAILEVQPIGNYAVRLVFDDTHSTGIYSWDYLAELGRDRTAKWQGYLDELKSKGLSREP; via the coding sequence ATGGCCGCAGCTGCGGATACGAGGCCCTGGCCCACGGAATTGCGGCTCGCCAAGGACCGCCGGTCGCTGACCGTGAGCTTTGACAGCGGCGAGAGCTATGCCCTGGAGGCCGAGTATCTGCGGGTTCTAAGCCCCAGCGCCGAGGTGCAAGGCCATTCGCCGGCGGAGCGGAAAACCGTGCCCGGCAAGCGGCAGGTGGCCATCCTGGAGGTCCAGCCGATCGGCAATTACGCCGTGAGGCTGGTCTTCGACGACACGCATTCCACCGGAATCTACAGCTGGGACTATCTGGCCGAGCTCGGCCGCGACCGCACCGCAAAATGGCAGGGTTATCTCGACGAGCTGAAGAGCAAAGGACTCAGCCGAGAGCCCTAA
- a CDS encoding GTP-binding protein — protein sequence MNAVAIKPALGATVSHRRTLHVAVIGAAGHGKSTVISRLLAETGCRADGVSALHTQSHDVLLLDDPDQNELLRDSVAGIAQADAAVLVVDATERRRDSALLFGQLLKLLGIRQVVVVISKLDAVNYDAGRLREIETAITDDMKSFGLRPTDIILVSARHGEGLTRQATTAEWYRPTLIEALDQLSPAPAMRKPFVAPASMEMSSVA from the coding sequence ATGAACGCGGTCGCCATCAAGCCGGCGCTCGGCGCCACAGTTTCCCACCGCCGCACCCTTCACGTTGCCGTCATCGGCGCGGCCGGGCACGGCAAGTCCACGGTCATCAGCCGGCTGCTCGCCGAAACCGGTTGCCGCGCGGACGGCGTCAGCGCCCTGCACACGCAATCGCACGATGTCCTGCTGCTCGACGATCCGGACCAGAACGAGCTTCTCCGTGACAGCGTGGCCGGCATCGCCCAGGCCGACGCTGCGGTGCTGGTGGTGGACGCGACCGAACGCCGACGCGATTCCGCCCTGCTCTTCGGTCAGCTCCTGAAGCTGCTCGGCATCCGCCAAGTCGTCGTGGTGATCAGCAAGCTCGACGCCGTCAATTACGACGCCGGCCGCCTCCGCGAGATCGAGACCGCAATCACGGATGACATGAAGAGCTTCGGGCTCCGGCCAACCGACATCATTTTGGTGTCGGCGCGTCACGGCGAAGGCCTGACCCGGCAAGCCACCACCGCCGAATGGTATCGCCCGACGCTGATCGAAGCGCTCGACCAGCTGTCCCCCGCGCCCGCGATGCGCAAGCCCTTCGTCGCACCCGCCTCAATGGAAATGTCGTCCGTCGCTTGA
- the moaA gene encoding GTP 3',8-cyclase MoaA: MNFAGPIAALDRPAAPMAPLIDPFARAITYLRVSVTDRCDFRCVYCMAEHMSFLPKAELLTLEELDRLCSAFVAKGVRKLRLTGGEPLVRRGIMTLFSSLSRHLQSGALDELTLTTNGSQLVKYASQLKDCGVERINVSLDTLDPDKFRAITRWGDLGQVMAGIDAAQAAGLKVKINAVALKGVNEDELGDLVAWAHGRGMDITIIEVMPLGDVGDRLDQYLPLSMVRARLAQRFTFEDIDYKTGGPARYVRVNETGGRLGFITPMTHNFCESCNRVRITCTGTLYMCLGQEDAADLRAPLRASESNDAVYAAIDDAITRKPKGHDFVIDRRHKRPALARHMSVTGG, from the coding sequence ATGAATTTTGCCGGTCCCATCGCCGCTCTCGATCGCCCTGCCGCACCCATGGCGCCGCTGATCGACCCGTTTGCCCGGGCCATCACCTATCTGCGGGTGTCGGTGACCGACCGCTGCGACTTCCGCTGCGTCTATTGCATGGCGGAACACATGTCGTTCCTGCCCAAGGCCGAACTCCTGACCCTGGAGGAACTCGACCGGCTCTGCTCGGCCTTCGTGGCCAAGGGCGTGCGCAAGCTCCGCCTCACTGGCGGCGAGCCGCTGGTCCGGCGCGGGATCATGACGCTGTTCTCCTCGCTGTCGCGGCACCTGCAGTCCGGCGCGCTCGACGAGCTGACGCTGACCACCAATGGCTCGCAGCTCGTGAAATACGCCAGCCAACTGAAGGACTGCGGCGTCGAGCGCATCAACGTCTCGCTCGACACGCTCGATCCGGACAAGTTCCGCGCCATCACGCGCTGGGGTGACCTCGGCCAGGTGATGGCCGGCATCGACGCAGCGCAGGCCGCCGGGCTCAAGGTCAAGATCAACGCCGTGGCGCTCAAAGGCGTCAACGAGGACGAACTCGGCGACCTCGTCGCGTGGGCGCACGGCCGCGGCATGGACATCACCATCATCGAGGTGATGCCGCTCGGCGACGTCGGCGACCGGCTCGATCAGTATCTGCCGCTGTCGATGGTCCGTGCCCGCCTGGCGCAGCGCTTCACCTTCGAGGACATCGACTACAAGACCGGCGGGCCCGCGCGCTACGTGCGCGTCAACGAGACCGGTGGACGGCTCGGCTTCATCACGCCGATGACCCACAACTTCTGCGAATCCTGCAATCGCGTTCGCATCACCTGCACGGGCACGCTCTATATGTGCCTCGGCCAGGAGGACGCTGCGGATCTCCGTGCGCCGCTGCGCGCTTCGGAATCCAATGACGCGGTGTACGCCGCGATCGACGACGCGATCACCCGCAAGCCCAAGGGCCACGACTTCGTCATCGACCGGCGCCACAAACGCCCGGCTCTTGCGCGCCATATGAGCGTCACCGGCGGCTGA
- a CDS encoding phosphoadenylyl-sulfate reductase, protein MSKIEIVPPSPVQTAAEGLIELRDHAALLTSLAALPAPQRLKQLRQDLPGRIAMTTAFGMEGQVMLHWIAEQDLDIDVVTLDTGRLFPETYELWAETEQRYGRRIRAIYPERTQLESLIAQQGINGFYDSSAAREACCNVRKVDPLKRALDGAQAWITGLRADQSEFRAQSSVVTFDAGRKLLKVSPLFDWTRQAVADFAAANRVPLNKLHAQGFVSIGCAPCTRAVAPGEPERAGRWWWEGDQKKECGLHLPRT, encoded by the coding sequence ATGAGCAAAATTGAAATCGTGCCCCCCTCCCCGGTTCAAACCGCGGCCGAGGGACTGATCGAGCTTCGGGATCATGCCGCGCTGTTGACATCGCTCGCTGCGCTTCCAGCGCCACAGCGGCTGAAACAGCTGAGACAAGACCTTCCGGGCAGGATCGCGATGACCACCGCGTTCGGCATGGAAGGTCAGGTCATGCTGCATTGGATCGCCGAGCAGGATCTCGACATCGACGTGGTGACGCTCGACACCGGCCGGCTGTTTCCGGAGACCTACGAGCTGTGGGCCGAGACCGAGCAGCGCTACGGCCGCCGCATCCGCGCGATCTATCCGGAGCGCACCCAGCTCGAGAGCTTGATCGCGCAACAGGGCATCAACGGATTCTACGACTCAAGCGCCGCCCGCGAGGCCTGCTGCAACGTCCGCAAGGTCGACCCGCTCAAACGCGCGCTGGACGGCGCGCAGGCGTGGATCACCGGATTGCGCGCCGACCAGTCGGAGTTTCGCGCCCAATCCTCCGTGGTGACATTCGACGCCGGGCGCAAGCTGCTGAAGGTCAGTCCACTGTTCGACTGGACCCGCCAGGCTGTCGCCGACTTCGCCGCCGCCAACCGCGTGCCGCTCAACAAGCTGCACGCGCAGGGCTTCGTCTCGATCGGCTGCGCGCCGTGCACGCGTGCCGTGGCGCCAGGCGAGCCCGAACGCGCCGGCCGCTGGTGGTGGGAAGGCGACCAGAAGAAAGAGTGCGGGCTGCATCTGCCGCGCACCTGA
- a CDS encoding DUF2849 domain-containing protein translates to MTAPAQQKLKVHGPVVVTANRLRDGAVVYRAAPGGWTTDIEAAAIVHNATDAKALLTAASTEDLEAVGPYVAPVETTGGRIMPGNLREQIRVAGPTFALPGH, encoded by the coding sequence ATGACCGCACCCGCACAGCAGAAGCTCAAAGTCCACGGTCCCGTTGTGGTGACCGCCAACCGGTTGCGCGATGGCGCCGTGGTCTATCGCGCGGCGCCCGGCGGCTGGACCACCGATATCGAAGCGGCAGCCATCGTCCACAACGCCACCGACGCCAAGGCGCTGCTGACCGCGGCTTCGACCGAAGACCTGGAAGCCGTCGGGCCCTACGTCGCGCCGGTCGAGACCACGGGTGGCCGCATCATGCCGGGAAATCTGCGCGAGCAGATTCGCGTCGCCGGGCCGACGTTTGCGTTGCCGGGTCACTGA
- a CDS encoding L,D-transpeptidase has protein sequence MLLRLVSAVLALAALAGSVDVANAQAERMLMLNGGAPRANNFNFFGFSGTDTTKSRVNYSGSERPGTIVINTAERRLYLVEEGGSALRYGVGVGRIGFTWKGTHRITAKKEWPTWTPPPEMRRRVRGLPAQMAGGIDNPLGARAMYLGSTLYRIHGSNEPETIGQAVSSGCFRMTNDDVQDLYNRVAVGTTVIVR, from the coding sequence ATGCTGTTGCGACTTGTTTCTGCGGTGCTGGCGCTGGCCGCACTGGCCGGCTCGGTGGATGTCGCCAATGCCCAGGCCGAACGCATGTTGATGCTGAACGGCGGAGCGCCGCGGGCCAACAACTTCAATTTCTTCGGTTTCAGCGGCACCGACACCACCAAGAGCCGCGTGAACTACAGCGGCAGCGAGCGGCCCGGCACGATCGTGATCAACACCGCCGAGCGGAGGCTCTATCTGGTTGAAGAAGGCGGCTCCGCGCTGCGGTACGGCGTCGGCGTCGGCCGCATCGGCTTCACCTGGAAGGGCACCCACAGGATCACCGCCAAGAAGGAATGGCCGACCTGGACCCCGCCGCCGGAAATGCGCAGGCGCGTCCGCGGACTGCCGGCCCAAATGGCAGGCGGCATCGACAATCCGCTCGGCGCGCGAGCGATGTATCTCGGCAGCACGCTCTACCGCATCCACGGCTCGAACGAGCCAGAGACCATCGGTCAGGCGGTGTCGTCAGGCTGCTTCCGTATGACCAACGACGACGTGCAGGACCTCTATAATCGGGTCGCCGTCGGCACGACGGTGATCGTGCGGTAG